Genomic segment of Panicum virgatum strain AP13 chromosome 2K, P.virgatum_v5, whole genome shotgun sequence:
GCGACTTTTTCCATGATTGCGAGTTCAAGGGAATCGATCGCCAAGGTGCGCAAGTGTGCTTCAGCCCCGCCAAGCGGTCTCTCTTCCTCGAGGAGGTCGAGAGCATCAATGATGGCTTTGCAATCGCGCTCGCGCTGCCGATGGGGGCTGATGCGGCGGACCCAGAGTTTACATTTTTGACGGTATTTTTTTAATCTCCCAACAATGCGTTTTGCTGGGTCATGATGGCTAAAAGAGCCCTAGGAATTGGCGATCAGATGGCGGAATTCTTCATGGAAGGACCATGAGCGGTCGTAGCGGAAGCAGGAGGGGCGCGGGATTGCGGTGGTGACACTGACAAGCAAGGGGACGTGATCGGACGTAAAACGGGTAAGAGAATTGAGGGTGGTTTTGGGATAGGTGGCGCTCCAAATTAGATCAACGAAGACACGGTCTAGTCTGACGAGAGTTGGAGATTCACGCTTGTTGCTCCAAGTATAGGCGCGGTCTCTGAGTGGGATTTCAATGACACCCAGATCGTTAAGGGAGTCGTTGAAAAGAGACGCTTCATGCATGGAGAAGTTGGTGTTGTTTTTGTCGGCGGGAGAGCGGGTGAGATTAAAATCACCAAGAAGGATCCAAGGAGTATCAGGTGGGGGGGACAGGGAGCGGAGTTCAGAAAAGAAGTGTGTTTTATCTGCAGAGGGTGCATAAATATTTGTGACGTGCAGGGAGGATCCATCGAGATTAAAGGAGAGAGTAACAGAGAGGGTGTTGGCTGTCCTGGTGACCGAGATGAGGGAGAAAAGGTTTGGATCCCAGGCAGTGATCACGCCGCCGGCGGCACCGATTGAGTCAAGGATGCAGTGAGAGCTTAGGCGAGAAGTAAGGAAGCTCCGGGTTTTACGGCTGTCAGGAGAAGAGAGTTTAGTTTCTTGAAGACAGGCGATAGCCACCTGCATAGACAACAGTTCAGATAGCACagaatcacatttgctttgctcTCCCAGACCCCTGACATTCCAGGAGCAGCAGGAAAAGGATCGACAATTAATCATAAAGCAGGATGAGCTCCAATAAGTAAGCTAGAAAGGGCCATCTATTAGGAATCTCAGTAACAAGACACAGAGTGACAGTACTGAAAAACAGGGGAGCACTACACATGCTCGAGAAGTCAAGGCCACGGCTACAAGACCAGAAGAAGTACCAACGAAGGAAAGATAAAAGGAGGAGAAAAAAACTGCAGCTCATCCGACTGCACACAATGCTAGAGGGCGCACACATGCTCCaggaggggggggggcaggTGCCAAAAGCAGGCGAGCCCGGCCGATAACAGTGCCACGGGCCGGGAGCCACAAAGAGGCGGCGAAGCTTCATCAGCGGTGCGGGATGACCACCGCGTCCAGCTCCTGAAGGCGACGGCGAGCAATGCAGGAGCGACCCATCTTGCGCAGCTTGGAGACAGGAATGGCACTTGGGGCAGGGCGATGGAGGATCCCAGACTCCACCATCGCTTCAGAGAGGGAGCGTGAAACACCAGACATGTTGAGCTTGGCTTCCTTCACGCGGGACGCCTTGTCAACCGCACCCACATACACAGCGGGCTCCTTAGCAGCAAGGCGCGCACTGCGGCACTCTTTGTGCACGCTGTGCAGGATGCGGCGCTTGCGCCCGCGCATCTTGCGGCGCGAGAGCTCGTGGAGCTCCACGTCCTCCTCTACAGCAGGAGCTGGCTGCTGCAGCGGAGACAGGCGGGGGCAGAACTCCATCGTCATCGGGCCTAGCTCACCGACAGATCCCCCGTCGCCACAGGGGAGATCGATGGTGGCACAGGCAAGAGCCCGGGGTAAAGTTGCGACCTGCTCAGAGAGCTGACGGGTGCGGATGCGAAGAAGCAGCATTGCCCGGAGGTAGGAAAGGTGCATCGCTGAAAATGAACAAGGGCGGGTGAGAAAGCaaaggaaggaaaagaaaagggagagggggacACGAGGTAGACGTGGCTGACCTTGCGTACGAGTGCGGAATGAAGCGGGGCCGTACCCCCCCACGCTGGTTGCCGGCACCAGCCCCGCTAGCACGTGGAGGAGCCGGGGGAGGAGGGTGAGCCCCCTGCGCGCCAGGCGGAGCAAAGCCGTAGACGGTGAAGTCGTAGTCGTACGGGTCGGGCATGTAAGAAGGCTGGGACCAGATACGGACGACGTGCAGGTCGACCACGGTAGCCAGCCCGCCAGCCCCGTTGCGGACGATGAGCTTGTGGGGGACGGAGCCATGATGAGCAAGCTTGAGGACGACACGGATGTTGGAGTAGTCAGCGCCAGTGAGGCAGCGCGAGTCGATGCAGCAGGTGTTCCCAATGGAGGCGAAGGCGGCGCGGATGTTGGACTCGAACCAGTGCTCGATGGGGAAGTCGGTGGCGGCCACGTCGGCGAAGAAGCTGAAGTCCATGAAGAAGCGGTTGTCGGAGTTCTCATGCCGCTCAACAACAATACGGCGGTTGCCATACTGGAACGGGGATTGACGAACGATCTCCTTGCGCGCCTCGGGGGAGGGGAACTCGAGCAGCATGGCACCACGGGAGGAAGGACGCAGCAGGTAGTAGGGATCGCCAGCAACATCTTCGAGAGCATGGCGGATGACAGCACCCGGGTTCACGGCAAGAGGCTCGATGTAGACAAAGGCGAACCTGAGGCTCCAGGTCATGGCGCCTGGAGGCAAGAACACCTCAGCAAGGTCGTACACGGCCGGCTCCACGGGAATGAAGGAGCCCGGGGATGGGGCAGGCGCAGGGGAAGAAGGGAGGGATGGCTCCTCAGGCAGCGTGTCGCTGCTGTCAGAACCGGACTCGATCTCCTCAGGATCGTCCGAGCTTGCGCCACGCACGGATTCGAACGgtccgcctccgctgccgcccacaGCAGCACCCGAGCGGCGAAACAGGAACGGAGTGCTGCCCGGCATGCCAAGGCGAGGGAGAGTGGCGTCCAGGAGCCTTTCCTGACGGCGCAGAGCTTCACCCATCGTCCCAGCCCAGCGACCGAGCCAGTGGGATGGGGGCCGAGGGGGGATGCCGGGGAGGGGGGAGCCGCAGCCAGGAGCAGGagcgcgggtccgagggggcgAAGGGGGGCTCCTGGAGCGGGCGAGGGAGCGGTGGTGCACGAACGCAGACGATTGTTGGTATGCCGGACACAGTAAGATTGAATATAGTAACAGTATCAAGACACTTGTTTACATGGTCAAGTAGAGAGGCACACAACGTAAACTAGCACGACTGCACGAGGATGGTCAAGTAGAGGGTCCAGTGACATTGAGGGGATGGATTAAATTTTCGATGGCATTGAGGGAagctaaaaataaataaatgacaAGTTGGATTGCCAAGAGAACACTAAAATTATAATCCGTTACCTCCGTCTGCCGCAATCTGCAGATGTTGTATCTGtcacgaatttttttttttttttttttgaaggttcAACGGGGGGGAGAGGATCCCCACCTGGTTCATTCATCAGAGTGGCCCCTAACGGCCAGATGTAAAGTTTTACAGCATTTTAAGTTTTACATTGCCGAAGAGAAAGCACTACACCAAATATTGCTAACGCCGAGGTCCCACTTTGGGAGACGACAACTCCAGGCTCTAGCCTCTAATTTACAGCTTTGTAGAAATTGTGGGAGGGTCATGCTTTCCTGCCTGAAGACGATCCCATTGCGACGTTTCCAAAGCTGCCAACAGCACAGCAGAACAAAAGTATCAAAGTGAGTCGGCGGCAGGCTTCCCGGCTTCTGAAGGTGATGGAGGTCGCGGACTGCCGTGTCTGGTTCTAACTGCACACCCAATCTCTGCCAAAACGCAGCTGAGAAAGGGCAGAAGAAGAGGAGGTGCTCTGCTGTCTCTGGCGCCCCATCACATAGTTCACAGGTGGCATCATCCACAATCTTTTTGGTGAGGAGGTTGGACTTGCATTGCAGGCGACCATGCAAGAGCAACCAAGCGAAGAACTGCACCCGCGGAGGGGCGCGAGAGCTCCAGAATCCACCATTTGGCAGATGACTAGGATCCCTGCTTGACTTGATCATCTTGTAGAGCCCCGAGGTTGCCAGGCTGCCATCTGCAGACGCGAAAGGGCTGCTTCTTTGATCTCCAGCATTGGTGAGCGTTGTCTGTGACAGTATAACCTGTACTTCACGTAGCTCATCGGCCGCAAGTGTCGTCAGCCGCGGCACCAGGTGTTGTCTCAAGCTCATCTGTCACGAATTGACACGAGCCGTCACACTCTGCTGGCTGTAGGTCTCCGCTTAGCCGAGACGAAGGTGGTCGGCACGCACTGATTAAATTGGGGCTAGCTAGGTAGGTAGCTGGGTTGATGATCGACGTGCGGACAGCAACAGCAGCGGACCGGATCGATCACGACTTTGGCCGGCGCAGCTAGCTCTACGCGGAGGGCTAGTAGATCAATCACAGTACTAGTGTACTACTGCTTCCAATTCCAAAGCTCGCGCGGCGAAGCAAAGCTACGTAGCACAGCAGCCGCGCCGCAAAAGCGGCCGGCCAGTCGAGCCGAGGAGGCacccatgggccatggcccatgggtGCTCTTCGGATCCAGCGGTTTGGGCGGTCGAtcggccggctccggcggcctccgGAGTCCGGGGTCTCGATCGCTCTCGCCCCGCGTGCGCCCTCGTACGGCGTGGGGACGGGGATGGACCCGAGCGCGGAGCCGCGGGGGAGGGGACGGGGACGGACCAGCAGCTGACTGGCGCTGGCGCGTgcacctaggggtggtaaagggtctaacattttgaactagaaaatctaaggatcgggccctaaaagggccgggctctaaacatatgtatttttgaactaaaaattttaagggctttattgggctgtgaagaagccattagggccatggcccattaccacccctaggtgcACGTGATCCGACGCGGCTTTACCCTACCCGGCCACTGGCGACTACTGGCCGGCGAGGACGGACGACGGCGCCAGGAAAAAGCTGATGCCAAGAGAAAAATCTGCCCCTCCCCTCGTCTCTCTCCTTCACATACTCACCCCAGCGGGAACGCTACGGAATCTCTGATAGGTGATCGTCActcggggagagggagggagggagggcgaggacgacgacggcctCGCCTAGCTAGCAGCGGCCAGCCGGCGACCGCGCTGCTCGATCGGTGTCGGTCGCAGGCTAGCGTGGGCGTGGCGCGTGAAGACAAGGCTTCGAGTCAGCTGCCATCGTCCTCATCGGGCCGATGCCCCGTCGTACGAcctgccgcctcgccggcgcctcAGGGATGCGGACCTCCACCAAAGGAACAGTAGCTTTTTGCTGCCATATCTCGTCGACATGTTCCCTTACGATCCGATGTTGCTttgctccttttcttttctctcacGGAGCCGAATAAACACACGATATGATACGCCGCTCCCTTTTCTGGCTCTACCACTACCACCCAGCAGCGAGCaccaaatctctctctctctctctctctctctctctctctctctggtttTTACTCTGCTGTAAGCAGCGCCATGACTGACAGCGGTAGCAGCAACATTGCAAGTTCGCAACAACAATAATCGCCCAAACCAAGTACTACAGCACGAGCTGGGGCCTGGGGGTGTGCAGGAGAAAGTCACGAGAAGACGGTTCTGCCCCTCGCTAAGTCGCTAAAGTCACGAGAAGTGAGGTCGGTGCGTGCCGTACTAGGTATCTACAGGAGTTGCATGGGCCCACGTacacaccaccagcagcagcagtgcagTGCAGTCAGCGCGAACTGctgggctgctggctgctgaGTGGTTCGTGCCCACCTTGGCACTGTTGGCGGTCCACGGCCTACCACCCCCGGCAGGACGCTGGGCCGGGCTTGCCTATGGCTGTAGCTCCCGCGTCCCTGCACTGCAGGCTGCAGTCCTGCGTCGCTGACAGCCTGATACGACGGGGTGCAGCACCACCAACAGCAGCAAATACGGTGACCATGAACCATACAAAAATTtcacagaagaaaaaaaaaacacaatgtGCAATCAGATCTCATCAGGTTCTTCAGGTATACTAGATCTCCATGTTCATGCACAAAATGTTTAGTCACAGACCTCAGAACTACTGCACACACCAAAAAGTTTCCTCAAACCATTCCAATAATTGGGGAGAATGCGAAGTCGCTGCCAACAGTTGTAGGCAACGGAGTTCAGGGTGCCTCTGTGGGACTGTAGCTTTTTATTGATAAAGGATTCACCAATAACAGAGCGTACGTACAAAAGATGAGCAGTCCTTGCTACATGGCCTCAGAGGCAGCGTTCAACGAGATAGAACCAGCAATTATTCGGTACAAGCCGTACAAGCGTAGTGCAATTTTACAGCAGTGGTCACGTTCGTGTCTGTGCCTGATGATCCTGACTTCTACTAGCTACGTATCAAATATGCTCATCAGATCGTCTGCCCGTCTGTCCGCAAGGAAATACTACTACTCCGGCCCAACAGAATACTAGAAAACAGAGCGGCGCAGTATTTTTACTCTCTTGGGACCTTTGGCTCATTCGTTCTTCTCAAACTTCGCCCTATCGGCGCCGCTGTAAGGGGCGACGTGGTACGCGTATTGCTGGATGACGGAGAACACGACCATCTCGAGGATCACCAGGACGTTCTGGATAGCCTCCTGGATGTGCTCCACGTCCAGCCAGAAATGGTGGGATTGGATCACGCCTACTTCGGTCAAAACATCGAGCGCAAAACCCTGCAATGAAAATAGGCAATGGTGGTCACTGGGGAGCAAAACAGTACTGTAACCAGGTTCCCTCCAAATTCGAATGTTGCCTGATGTACCCACAAGAGGGGGAGTGCACTGGCTGACTAATAAGGAAGGTGAGCGGGGAATGTGTCCTCCAGCAGGATAAAATAGAATGAATGAAGCACCTAATATCAACTGGTTTGTTTCAAAAAGTTTTTTAACTTTAGCTTTCTTTTCAGGTACACCTTTTCTAGAGCTCTTGCTTTAGCTCTTGGTTTCTTGTCACAAAGTAACATGTATTTGTGACACTGTTTTATAAGAGAAATTATTGAGTCTGAATATTTAAATGCGATTGCATGGAAACTTAAACTGCAAATGGAGCTCCTAAATTGGCAATTATGGAACAGAGGTCGACAACATGGTTATAAGCTTCTGGTGAAGGCCTGCCAAATCGCTCAAAGCAACAAAAAAAACCATCCAAAACTATCAGCATCACACTAATTGATATGAGCTTTagctttcagaaaaaaaatcaactgGTGAGTTGTCTAGATGCAATCATCAAGAGAATCACCACACATATTTATAAATGAGAATTCAGAAACCATGAACGATTATTCTAAACAACATGCCATTCAGGTCAAAATGATTTACCTGCCAGAAAGAGAAGAAGACAATCCCTTTGATGCACAAGAACTTTGCAAGAGGCTTGTGAGGTGCTAGCTCTTTAGCAAACAAGTGGTAGAAAAGAACCAGGGCATATAATGCCATGGAGACTGAAATGTTCAGTATAATTGTAAACGTCCAGCTGACCCAACTTGGGTACATCCCAAGAAGCTGGAGGGCAATAATCAGAATGGAGCATACTGGCCTAATAACAACAAATTGCCAGGTCCAGTACTTCAGAAGCTTCAGTGTCTTGTGCTCCAATCGGACAGTGTGGGGCTGTCATTGTAGATATTAGTTCCTTCCAGCAAAGATAGAAATTTAATCTACCAAAACCAAAGAAACATGAAAACTCAAGTACAAACTGAGCTGCCAACAGTTATTGATTATAGATGCAAGAAGTAACTGTTTAAGGATGATGCAAAGCAAGGTTCTAGAGACagcattatttaattatatgtGGAAAGCTATAATCAAAGATACTGGAATTcaaacacacacaaaaaaaaccaTTTAAGTACACCAGAAAATTAGAAAGCTACTATGGATGAAACTTTCTTTCAGatactccattccaaattataggtcgttttggctCTTTTAGGTTCATAGATTTCGCTCCGCACATAGCTTTTGCTACACCCCTATATCTACATTATGTACAAATACGTAGTGAAACTATGTagctagaaaagccaaaacaaccTAAAATTTGGATCAGAGGGAGTAGAAGATAAAACTGGTAACAATACTCATCATTAAGTATATAGTTCAAGCATCCTACCAAAAGTTACAGGAACAACTTTGCTAATGGAGAAGTGTAAATGTTCTTAATAAAGACTGGAAATAATTATAGATCCACTGAAAAAATGCCACATCCTTCAATCAAATACATACATTAGGCTTGTTATAGATATGCCCAGGTATGGAGTATGGACTAATGGACCTAACTTAAGTCACCATAACTCGGTATGCATTGCAAAAATTTGAGCACATATTATAAAAGTTCAGTAATAAAAAAAAAGTGTTCTGTACCAAAGTATAAGACAGGTACCAGGAAAAGAGAAACAGGGAAGGAATGATGAAGAACTCTCCCTTTGATTTCATCAGGAACTATGTTTTTGCTGATGGATATATTCAAGTAGCTGTACATCAATGCCATAAACTTAGCAATGACCTGCATAGTTGAAAGGAAAAAATAATAAGAAATGTCAAGCATCATTTACACCTATATAAGAATGACATAGGCCCAAAGAATACTCACCAGTGCCTCGTAGCATTCTTTAACAGCATCCAAGAATGTGAAAAATGTCTTGCTTCCCTGGATATCAAGAAGACCCACAAAGGAAGAGATAGCATATAATGGGGCCATTAGCACGATAATAAGTATAGCTTTCTGCTCCTTAGGGTTTTTCCAATAGAAAAGATGTTGTGACACCAATTGCACAGTGAAATGCATAGTCAGCATTACACAACCAGCTGCCCCAAGGAGGGTAAGAGTTGGGGCATCCATTTTACTTAGATCCATCCCCGGGAATGGAGACATGAGTGACATGGTGCCTGAAACGATATGTAGAGATTTAGGTTCTTCATCAAAGGGCAATCACAATCGCAAGTCAAATATAGCCCTTTGTAACAGGGGAACCAATGACACTAATATGATATGATACTGCACAAATAATTGATTGAGCCAAGGTGTAGTAAACCCCATTTGAAATGCACTTTGTGCActtagaaatttttttttttaaaaaagtactGCCACAGATGTCGGAAGTGCACCTTTTTAAGAGGGTATAGGTGGCCTTGAGCTCAGCCTGTCTGCATTCTACTGAACAAGTGCTCAATCACATGTTTTGCAGGCACAATTTGAATTTAATTAGAGCTGGGTTTTacttcaaaatttaaattaatCCAGTTACCATCCTTTCTATAACTATATTTGCCTAGTGAAGGCCAAACATATAACTAAAAGCCTGTAGAAAATTTTACTCATAGAAAAAGAATTTCCTCAAATGGCAGCTAAAAAAGGATACAAATACATATGGCCAATGTACAAAACTAgaaatatttataaaataaagaaaaaccagagcatCACTTTAGAATAGGTACAGGGTATTGTCTGGCTATAATAGTTAAGTCCTGATCTTAAGTTTCCTCCATTGGATACCTAATCTTCTCAAAGAATAGCAGTTCTTAGAGGAAATCTGGAGCCTGAACTCTCTTCAGTTTGACCACTAGTACCAGCAGGAGAAGGAGCAGTAGAGAAATTAGCGCTAACCTGATATTGAAAACTCCTACTAACCATACCCTGAACCTAAATGCTAAAACTAAAATCACATCCCAgatcaaaaataaaataaaatcagaTTCAGTGTTGGGAGAAACATCATACAGGCAAATTCACAATTAGTTGGGGCCTCAAGCACTCAGCCACTCCCCTCAGGAAGTCAGGATAGATCTAGCAAAGGGAGGAGGTGGCGTCGAATTCAGGCACCTAAAGCTGCTGCAGGGCAAGAGGGAGCGAGGAGGAACTGATGGTAGGGTACAACTGTACAAGTGAGGCAAGAGAAAGAGGCAACTGTTGGAAAGAAGCACTGCATGTCAGGCATGGTTGTGAATAAAAGGCAGTGTCATAGGATATCCGTGGTTGTGTTTTGCATAGATTTCAAATAATTCAGTGGTATTGATCTCAATTTAGTTACTGCCGACTAGTTTGTTTACTTAACTCTGGAGTGCAGTAAGAAGACTATTTCCTAAACAGTTGAATGGAGGTTTGGTAAAGAAAACTAAACAATCAAGAACTACTTATCATACATATCTTAGGGAACATGTTCAGGTAAAGTAAGTTAATtcattttttacagaaacaAAACGCAATATGCCTCTGTCCATCACCAACTAATGACTTCACACTATCTGCTTAAGAAAAATGGGGGTAATTAAGGCATCCATTTCATTAGACGAAAATAAGGAAGCCACCAATTACATGCAGAGTGCTATAACTTAGAAAGTACTGTTTATAACAAGGATTGCATTGATCAGAGATGACTTCCAGAACATAAGGAGAAGTACTATAATGACATTTTCTGAACAGCTATTACGAACACCTT
This window contains:
- the LOC120688910 gene encoding transmembrane protein 184C-like, which gives rise to MSLMSPFPGMDLSKMDAPTLTLLGAAGCVMLTMHFTVQLVSQHLFYWKNPKEQKAILIIVLMAPLYAISSFVGLLDIQGSKTFFTFLDAVKECYEALVIAKFMALMYSYLNISISKNIVPDEIKGRVLHHSFPVSLFLPHTVRLEHKTLKLLKYWTWQFVVIRPVCSILIIALQLLGMYPSWVSWTFTIILNISVSMALYALVLFYHLFAKELAPHKPLAKFLCIKGIVFFSFWQGFALDVLTEVGVIQSHHFWLDVEHIQEAIQNVLVILEMVVFSVIQQYAYHVAPYSGADRAKFEKNE